Genomic window (Desulfobacterales bacterium):
CGATGGGCCGGAGACCCATTTCAACAAGCAGGGCATCCCCACCATGGGCGGCCTGCTGATCCTCTTCACCATTGTCAACTCCACCCTGCTCTGGGTCAATCTGGCCAACAGCTATGTCTGGCTTATTTTATTGATCACCCTCTGGTTCGGGGTGATCGGCGCAATGGACGATTTCCGCAAGATCAGCAGGAAGAACAGCCAGGGGCTGAGCGCCCGCAACAAGATGCTCCTGCAGATAAGCGGCGCCGCGGTGGTGGGCCTGTTTCTCTATACCCATCCGGGATTTGACAGCCGCTTAAGCTTTCCCTTTCTCAAAAACGTCAATCCCGACCTCGGGCTCTGGTACATCCCCTTTGCGATGCTGGTCATTGTCGGGGCCTCCAATGCGGTCAACCTCACCGACGGGCTGGACGGACTGGTATCCGGGCCCACGGTGATCACCAGCAGCGTCTATGTTATCTTTGCCTACCTGGCCGGCCACGCGGTGTTGGCCGATTATCTGAATATCTCCGCCGTGCCCGGCGCCGGCGAGGTGGCGGTTTTCTGCAGTGCGATCACCGGCGCCTGCCTGGGCTTTCTCTGGTTCAACTGCCATCC
Coding sequences:
- the mraY gene encoding phospho-N-acetylmuramoyl-pentapeptide-transferase, translating into MLYHFLYPLSTVFSGFNVFRYITFRSIGAAVTAFLIMLFLSPRFIRYLRHRQLGQVVRSDGPETHFNKQGIPTMGGLLILFTIVNSTLLWVNLANSYVWLILLITLWFGVIGAMDDFRKISRKNSQGLSARNKMLLQISGAAVVGLFLYTHPGFDSRLSFPFLKNVNPDLGLWYIPFAMLVIVGASNAVNLTDGLDGLVSGPTVITSSVYVIFAYLAGHAVLADYLNISAVPGAGEVAVFCSAITGACLGFLWFNCHPAQIFMGDVGSLPLGAALGTVAVITKQEILLAIVGGVFVMEALSVILQVGFFKLSGGRRIFLMAPFHHHFEKKGWAEPKVVVRFWIISIILGLVALATLKLR